One part of the Solanum dulcamara chromosome 3, daSolDulc1.2, whole genome shotgun sequence genome encodes these proteins:
- the LOC129882544 gene encoding bifunctional protein FolD 1, mitochondrial-like isoform X5, with protein sequence MIPLRMIRRMVLDRSSNKLSRALSSSPIRNPRSPPLVSLDLIDEWSSSFTHSDSPPIQKCTANNDSARIIDGNSAAEEIKSTIAIEVIRMKESIGKVPGLAVILVGQRRDSLAYVRNKIMACHEVGFRFSIAELPESCTEEEVCDALSNYNKDASIHGILVQLPLPQGREPLFIPCTAKGCIELLLSSDVEIVGKRAVVIGRSNIVGLPTFLLLQRHHATVSIVHAYSENPEIITRKADILVAAAGVPNLVRCSWLKPGAVVLDVGINPIEDPESEHGYRLIGDVCFEEAVRIASAVTPVPGGVGPMTVAMLLLNTLEAAKRALCFT encoded by the exons ATGATCCCTCTGAGAATGATAAGAAGAATGGTGTTGGACAGAAGTAGCAATAAGTTATCAAGAGCTCTGAGTTCGTCTCCGATTCGAAACCCAAGGTCTCCACCTCTTGTTTCACTTGACCTCATCGATGAATGGTCTTCCAGTTTCACCCATTCTGATTCTCCTCCAATCCAAAAATGCA CAGCCAATAATGATAGTGCTAGAATAATTGATGGGAATTCGGCTGCCGAGGAAATTAAATCAACCATAGCTATAGAAGTTATCAGAATGAAGGAGTCAATAGGAAAGGTCCCTGGTTTGGCTGTAATATTGGTCGGCCAAAGGCGAGACTCTCTTGCGTATGTTCGTAACAAAATTATGGCTTGCCATGAGGTTGGGTTCAGATTTTCAATTGCTGAACTCCCTGAGAGCTGTACAGAAGAGGAAGTCTGTGATGCATTGTCAAATTATAACAAGGATGCATCAATCCATGGTATTCTTGTGCAGCTTCCTTTGCCACAG GGTAGAGAGCCATTGTTCATCCCATGCACTGCTAAAGGCTGCATCGAGTTACTGCTCAGTTCtgatgttgaaatagttgggaaGAGAGCTGTAGTGATTGGGAGGAGCAACATCGTTGGATTACCTACATTTTTGTTGTTGCAG AGGCACCATGCAACAGTAAGCATTGTGCATGCATATTCAGAGAATCCAGAAATTATTACTCGTAAAGCTGATATACTTGTTGCAGCTGCTGGAGTACCTAATTTAGTCCGTTGTAGCTGGTTAAAGCCTGGAGCAGTTGTACTTGACGTTGGAATAAACCCAATTGAG GACCCTGAGAGTGAACATGGTTACCGTTTGATTGGAGATGTTTGCTTTGAAGAAGCAGTCAGGATAGCTTCCGCGGTAACCCCAGTGCCTGGAGGTGTAGGTCCTATGACAGTTGCAATGCTTCTTCTGAACACCCTTGAAGCCGCCAAACGTGCACTTTGTTTTACTTGA
- the LOC129882544 gene encoding bifunctional protein FolD 1, mitochondrial-like isoform X1, producing the protein MIPLRMIRRMVLDRSSNKLSRALSSSPIRNPRSPPLVSLDLIDEWSSSFTHSDSPPIQKCTANNDSARIIDGNSAAEEIKSTIAIEVIRMKESIGKVPGLAVILVGQRRDSLAYVRNKIMACHEVGFRFSIAELPESCTEEEVCDALSNYNKDASIHGILVQLPLPQKSLEQHFDEGKILNLLSLEKDVDGFHPLNIGNLAIQGREPLFIPCTAKGCIELLLSSDVEIVGKRAVVIGRSNIVGLPTFLLLQRHHATVSIVHAYSENPEIITRKADILVAAAGVPNLVRCSWLKPGAVVLDVGINPIEDPESEHGYRLIGDVCFEEAVRIASAVTPVPGGVGPMTVAMLLLNTLEAAKRALCFT; encoded by the exons ATGATCCCTCTGAGAATGATAAGAAGAATGGTGTTGGACAGAAGTAGCAATAAGTTATCAAGAGCTCTGAGTTCGTCTCCGATTCGAAACCCAAGGTCTCCACCTCTTGTTTCACTTGACCTCATCGATGAATGGTCTTCCAGTTTCACCCATTCTGATTCTCCTCCAATCCAAAAATGCA CAGCCAATAATGATAGTGCTAGAATAATTGATGGGAATTCGGCTGCCGAGGAAATTAAATCAACCATAGCTATAGAAGTTATCAGAATGAAGGAGTCAATAGGAAAGGTCCCTGGTTTGGCTGTAATATTGGTCGGCCAAAGGCGAGACTCTCTTGCGTATGTTCGTAACAAAATTATGGCTTGCCATGAGGTTGGGTTCAGATTTTCAATTGCTGAACTCCCTGAGAGCTGTACAGAAGAGGAAGTCTGTGATGCATTGTCAAATTATAACAAGGATGCATCAATCCATGGTATTCTTGTGCAGCTTCCTTTGCCACAG AAGTCATTGGAACAGCATTTTGACGAGGGAAAGATTTTAAATTTACTAAGCTTAGAAAAAGATGTGGATGGATTTCATCCACTAAACATTGGGAACTTGGCCATTCAGGGTAGAGAGCCATTGTTCATCCCATGCACTGCTAAAGGCTGCATCGAGTTACTGCTCAGTTCtgatgttgaaatagttgggaaGAGAGCTGTAGTGATTGGGAGGAGCAACATCGTTGGATTACCTACATTTTTGTTGTTGCAG AGGCACCATGCAACAGTAAGCATTGTGCATGCATATTCAGAGAATCCAGAAATTATTACTCGTAAAGCTGATATACTTGTTGCAGCTGCTGGAGTACCTAATTTAGTCCGTTGTAGCTGGTTAAAGCCTGGAGCAGTTGTACTTGACGTTGGAATAAACCCAATTGAG GACCCTGAGAGTGAACATGGTTACCGTTTGATTGGAGATGTTTGCTTTGAAGAAGCAGTCAGGATAGCTTCCGCGGTAACCCCAGTGCCTGGAGGTGTAGGTCCTATGACAGTTGCAATGCTTCTTCTGAACACCCTTGAAGCCGCCAAACGTGCACTTTGTTTTACTTGA
- the LOC129882544 gene encoding bifunctional protein FolD 1, mitochondrial-like isoform X2, which yields MIPLRMIRRMVLDRSSNKLSRALSSSPIRNPRSPPLVSLDLIDEWSSSFTHSDSPPIQKCTNNDSARIIDGNSAAEEIKSTIAIEVIRMKESIGKVPGLAVILVGQRRDSLAYVRNKIMACHEVGFRFSIAELPESCTEEEVCDALSNYNKDASIHGILVQLPLPQKSLEQHFDEGKILNLLSLEKDVDGFHPLNIGNLAIQGREPLFIPCTAKGCIELLLSSDVEIVGKRAVVIGRSNIVGLPTFLLLQRHHATVSIVHAYSENPEIITRKADILVAAAGVPNLVRCSWLKPGAVVLDVGINPIEDPESEHGYRLIGDVCFEEAVRIASAVTPVPGGVGPMTVAMLLLNTLEAAKRALCFT from the exons ATGATCCCTCTGAGAATGATAAGAAGAATGGTGTTGGACAGAAGTAGCAATAAGTTATCAAGAGCTCTGAGTTCGTCTCCGATTCGAAACCCAAGGTCTCCACCTCTTGTTTCACTTGACCTCATCGATGAATGGTCTTCCAGTTTCACCCATTCTGATTCTCCTCCAATCCAAAAATGCA CCAATAATGATAGTGCTAGAATAATTGATGGGAATTCGGCTGCCGAGGAAATTAAATCAACCATAGCTATAGAAGTTATCAGAATGAAGGAGTCAATAGGAAAGGTCCCTGGTTTGGCTGTAATATTGGTCGGCCAAAGGCGAGACTCTCTTGCGTATGTTCGTAACAAAATTATGGCTTGCCATGAGGTTGGGTTCAGATTTTCAATTGCTGAACTCCCTGAGAGCTGTACAGAAGAGGAAGTCTGTGATGCATTGTCAAATTATAACAAGGATGCATCAATCCATGGTATTCTTGTGCAGCTTCCTTTGCCACAG AAGTCATTGGAACAGCATTTTGACGAGGGAAAGATTTTAAATTTACTAAGCTTAGAAAAAGATGTGGATGGATTTCATCCACTAAACATTGGGAACTTGGCCATTCAGGGTAGAGAGCCATTGTTCATCCCATGCACTGCTAAAGGCTGCATCGAGTTACTGCTCAGTTCtgatgttgaaatagttgggaaGAGAGCTGTAGTGATTGGGAGGAGCAACATCGTTGGATTACCTACATTTTTGTTGTTGCAG AGGCACCATGCAACAGTAAGCATTGTGCATGCATATTCAGAGAATCCAGAAATTATTACTCGTAAAGCTGATATACTTGTTGCAGCTGCTGGAGTACCTAATTTAGTCCGTTGTAGCTGGTTAAAGCCTGGAGCAGTTGTACTTGACGTTGGAATAAACCCAATTGAG GACCCTGAGAGTGAACATGGTTACCGTTTGATTGGAGATGTTTGCTTTGAAGAAGCAGTCAGGATAGCTTCCGCGGTAACCCCAGTGCCTGGAGGTGTAGGTCCTATGACAGTTGCAATGCTTCTTCTGAACACCCTTGAAGCCGCCAAACGTGCACTTTGTTTTACTTGA
- the LOC129882544 gene encoding bifunctional protein FolD 1, mitochondrial-like isoform X3, with protein MIPLRMIRRMVLDRSSNKLSRALSSSPIRNPRSPPLVSLDLIDEWSSSFTHSDSPPIQKCTANNDSARIIDGNSAAEEIKSTIAIEVIRMKESIGKVPGLAVILVGQRRDSLAYVRNKIMACHEVGFRFSIAELPESCTEEEVCDALSNYNKDASIHGILVQLPLPQHFDEGKILNLLSLEKDVDGFHPLNIGNLAIQGREPLFIPCTAKGCIELLLSSDVEIVGKRAVVIGRSNIVGLPTFLLLQRHHATVSIVHAYSENPEIITRKADILVAAAGVPNLVRCSWLKPGAVVLDVGINPIEDPESEHGYRLIGDVCFEEAVRIASAVTPVPGGVGPMTVAMLLLNTLEAAKRALCFT; from the exons ATGATCCCTCTGAGAATGATAAGAAGAATGGTGTTGGACAGAAGTAGCAATAAGTTATCAAGAGCTCTGAGTTCGTCTCCGATTCGAAACCCAAGGTCTCCACCTCTTGTTTCACTTGACCTCATCGATGAATGGTCTTCCAGTTTCACCCATTCTGATTCTCCTCCAATCCAAAAATGCA CAGCCAATAATGATAGTGCTAGAATAATTGATGGGAATTCGGCTGCCGAGGAAATTAAATCAACCATAGCTATAGAAGTTATCAGAATGAAGGAGTCAATAGGAAAGGTCCCTGGTTTGGCTGTAATATTGGTCGGCCAAAGGCGAGACTCTCTTGCGTATGTTCGTAACAAAATTATGGCTTGCCATGAGGTTGGGTTCAGATTTTCAATTGCTGAACTCCCTGAGAGCTGTACAGAAGAGGAAGTCTGTGATGCATTGTCAAATTATAACAAGGATGCATCAATCCATGGTATTCTTGTGCAGCTTCCTTTGCCACAG CATTTTGACGAGGGAAAGATTTTAAATTTACTAAGCTTAGAAAAAGATGTGGATGGATTTCATCCACTAAACATTGGGAACTTGGCCATTCAGGGTAGAGAGCCATTGTTCATCCCATGCACTGCTAAAGGCTGCATCGAGTTACTGCTCAGTTCtgatgttgaaatagttgggaaGAGAGCTGTAGTGATTGGGAGGAGCAACATCGTTGGATTACCTACATTTTTGTTGTTGCAG AGGCACCATGCAACAGTAAGCATTGTGCATGCATATTCAGAGAATCCAGAAATTATTACTCGTAAAGCTGATATACTTGTTGCAGCTGCTGGAGTACCTAATTTAGTCCGTTGTAGCTGGTTAAAGCCTGGAGCAGTTGTACTTGACGTTGGAATAAACCCAATTGAG GACCCTGAGAGTGAACATGGTTACCGTTTGATTGGAGATGTTTGCTTTGAAGAAGCAGTCAGGATAGCTTCCGCGGTAACCCCAGTGCCTGGAGGTGTAGGTCCTATGACAGTTGCAATGCTTCTTCTGAACACCCTTGAAGCCGCCAAACGTGCACTTTGTTTTACTTGA
- the LOC129882544 gene encoding bifunctional protein FolD 1, mitochondrial-like isoform X4 — MIPLRMIRRMVLDRSSNKLSRALSSSPIRNPRSPPLVSLDLIDEWSSSFTHSDSPPIQKCTNNDSARIIDGNSAAEEIKSTIAIEVIRMKESIGKVPGLAVILVGQRRDSLAYVRNKIMACHEVGFRFSIAELPESCTEEEVCDALSNYNKDASIHGILVQLPLPQHFDEGKILNLLSLEKDVDGFHPLNIGNLAIQGREPLFIPCTAKGCIELLLSSDVEIVGKRAVVIGRSNIVGLPTFLLLQRHHATVSIVHAYSENPEIITRKADILVAAAGVPNLVRCSWLKPGAVVLDVGINPIEDPESEHGYRLIGDVCFEEAVRIASAVTPVPGGVGPMTVAMLLLNTLEAAKRALCFT; from the exons ATGATCCCTCTGAGAATGATAAGAAGAATGGTGTTGGACAGAAGTAGCAATAAGTTATCAAGAGCTCTGAGTTCGTCTCCGATTCGAAACCCAAGGTCTCCACCTCTTGTTTCACTTGACCTCATCGATGAATGGTCTTCCAGTTTCACCCATTCTGATTCTCCTCCAATCCAAAAATGCA CCAATAATGATAGTGCTAGAATAATTGATGGGAATTCGGCTGCCGAGGAAATTAAATCAACCATAGCTATAGAAGTTATCAGAATGAAGGAGTCAATAGGAAAGGTCCCTGGTTTGGCTGTAATATTGGTCGGCCAAAGGCGAGACTCTCTTGCGTATGTTCGTAACAAAATTATGGCTTGCCATGAGGTTGGGTTCAGATTTTCAATTGCTGAACTCCCTGAGAGCTGTACAGAAGAGGAAGTCTGTGATGCATTGTCAAATTATAACAAGGATGCATCAATCCATGGTATTCTTGTGCAGCTTCCTTTGCCACAG CATTTTGACGAGGGAAAGATTTTAAATTTACTAAGCTTAGAAAAAGATGTGGATGGATTTCATCCACTAAACATTGGGAACTTGGCCATTCAGGGTAGAGAGCCATTGTTCATCCCATGCACTGCTAAAGGCTGCATCGAGTTACTGCTCAGTTCtgatgttgaaatagttgggaaGAGAGCTGTAGTGATTGGGAGGAGCAACATCGTTGGATTACCTACATTTTTGTTGTTGCAG AGGCACCATGCAACAGTAAGCATTGTGCATGCATATTCAGAGAATCCAGAAATTATTACTCGTAAAGCTGATATACTTGTTGCAGCTGCTGGAGTACCTAATTTAGTCCGTTGTAGCTGGTTAAAGCCTGGAGCAGTTGTACTTGACGTTGGAATAAACCCAATTGAG GACCCTGAGAGTGAACATGGTTACCGTTTGATTGGAGATGTTTGCTTTGAAGAAGCAGTCAGGATAGCTTCCGCGGTAACCCCAGTGCCTGGAGGTGTAGGTCCTATGACAGTTGCAATGCTTCTTCTGAACACCCTTGAAGCCGCCAAACGTGCACTTTGTTTTACTTGA